A single Molothrus aeneus isolate 106 chromosome 9, BPBGC_Maene_1.0, whole genome shotgun sequence DNA region contains:
- the SASS6 gene encoding spindle assembly abnormal protein 6 homolog isoform X2, producing MAAERIFDRAVSVRVRGCGCEERRLNVRVNIELLSISNPVHKKEDFQSLKSQQGLLVDFSAFPQKFIDLLQQCIQEQNKDIPRFLLQLVSSAPALDHTPVSLNVVETNPFKHLTHLSLKFLPGTDAEIKKFLANCLKCLKEDKLMLEEKLKRTEEDLTRQLSYTQQSLSEKSRELDKLKNEWTSYTTALSNKHSQELTSEKERALQAQTQYQQQHEQQKKELENLHQKSVQQLQNRLSELEVINKDLTERRYKGDSTVRELKAKLSGLEDECQRAKQEVLSLRRENTTLDAECHEKEKLINQLQTRVAVLEQEIKDKDQLVTRTKEVLDATQEQKVILEESTEEKQRHIEKLETTIKSLSAELLKANEIIKKLQGDLKTLMSKLKLKNTVTIQQEKLLAEKEEKLQKEQRESQEMGQSLRMKEQEVCKLQEQLENTIQKLEESKQLLKTNENVITWLNRQLSEVQMAKKLDSPASAHAGGRAAVSPLSMPDRPSFHSSGLSHPISPLYAFQNFLEPIHSKNGNSQCPVSKVQLNSQLLKPTRCSDAHTVPAAGHAANKENGDQLGLESKYFKKKDDSIPLRGLSQNTLNSEYLRPYLPAKAQPSPKTAATPASAYFPGS from the exons GAAGATTTTCAAAG TTTGAAATCCCAGCAAGGTCTCTTGGTGGACTTCTCTGCTTTCCCACAAAAATTTATAGATCTGCTTCAGCAATGCATTCAGGAGCAGAACAAAGATATCCCAAG GTTTTTGCTGCAGTTAGTTTCTTCAGCACCTGCTCTAGATCACACACCTGTCTCTTTAAATGTAGTGGAGACCAACCCTTTCAAACACCTTACCCATCTCTCTCTAAAATTCCTGCCGGGAACTGATGCAGAGATAAAGAAGTTTTTAGCCAACTGTTTGAAATGCCTTAAG GAGGATAAATTGATGTTGGAAGAAAAGCTTAAGAGAACTGAAGAGGATCTTACCAGGCAACTGAGCTACACTCAACAG AGCTTGTCAGAGAAGAGCCGGGAACTTgacaaactgaaaaatgaatGGACATCCTACACTACAGCTCTGAGCAACAAACACTCCCAGGAGCTGACAAGTGAGAAGGAAAGAGCTCTCCAG GCACAAACTCAGTACCAACAGCAGCATGaacaacagaaaaaggaattggAAAATTTGCATCAGAAAAGTGTTCAGCAGTTGCAGAACAGGCTCTCAGAACTCGAGGTCATCAATAAAGACCTAACAGAGAGGAGATACAAAGGAGACTCCACCGTCAGAGAACTGAAAGCAAAGCTTTCTGGATTAGAAGAT GAATGtcaaagagcaaagcaggaggtGCTGTCCCTGCGCCGGGAGAACACAACTCTGGATGCTGAGTGTCATGAAAAAGAGAAACTCATTAATCAGCTGCAGACACGAGTTGCTGTCTTGGAACAAGAGATCAAAGACAAAGATCAGCTTGTCACCAGAACAAAAGAAGTCTTAGATGCGACACAGGAGCAAAAG GTGATACTGGAAGAGAgtacagaggaaaaacaaaggcaTATTGAAAAACTCGAGACAACAATTAAATCACTGTCAGCTGAGCTCCTTAAG GCTAATGAAATTATCAAGAAATTACAAGGAGATTTGAAAACTCTAATGAGTAAATTAAAATTGAAGAATACAGTAACAATTCAGCAGGAAAAACTATtggcagaaaaagaagagaaacttCAGAAAGAGCAGAGGGAATCGCAGGAGATGGGACAATCCCTTCGCATGAAAGAGCAGGAG GTTTGCAAGCTACAAGAGCAGCTAGAAAATACAATACAAAAACTTGAAGAAAGTAAGCAGTTGCTGAAAACCAATGAAAATG TTATCACGTGGCTGAACAGACAGCTGAGTGAAGTTCAGATGGCAAAGAAGCTggacagccctgccagtgcccaCGCTGGTGGGAGGGCTGCTGTTTCACCTCTCAGCATG CCTGACCGACCATCCTTTCATAGCTCAGGACTCAGTCATCCCATTTCGCCTCTCTATGCCTTCCAGAACTTTCTGGAACCGATACACAGCAAAAATGGAAATTCCCAATGTCCAGTATCAAAG GTTCAGTTGAACTCACAGCTTTTGAAACCCACTCGGTGTTCGGATGCTCACACAGTGCCTGCAGCTGGCCATGCAGCAAACAAGGAGAA TGGTgatcagctggggctggaatcaaagtatttcaagaaaaaagatGACAGCATTCCTTTACGAGGGCTTAGTCAAAACACACTTAACTCGG AGTACCTGAGGCCCTACTTGCCAGCCAAAGCACAGCCATCGCCAAAAACTGCTGCGACACCTGCCTCAGCCTATTTTCCTGGATCATAG
- the SASS6 gene encoding spindle assembly abnormal protein 6 homolog isoform X1, whose translation MAAERIFDRAVSVRVRGCGCEERRLNVRVNIELLSISNPVHKKDLAVRLTDDNDPFFLYNLVISEEDFQSLKSQQGLLVDFSAFPQKFIDLLQQCIQEQNKDIPRFLLQLVSSAPALDHTPVSLNVVETNPFKHLTHLSLKFLPGTDAEIKKFLANCLKCLKEDKLMLEEKLKRTEEDLTRQLSYTQQSLSEKSRELDKLKNEWTSYTTALSNKHSQELTSEKERALQAQTQYQQQHEQQKKELENLHQKSVQQLQNRLSELEVINKDLTERRYKGDSTVRELKAKLSGLEDECQRAKQEVLSLRRENTTLDAECHEKEKLINQLQTRVAVLEQEIKDKDQLVTRTKEVLDATQEQKVILEESTEEKQRHIEKLETTIKSLSAELLKANEIIKKLQGDLKTLMSKLKLKNTVTIQQEKLLAEKEEKLQKEQRESQEMGQSLRMKEQEVCKLQEQLENTIQKLEESKQLLKTNENVITWLNRQLSEVQMAKKLDSPASAHAGGRAAVSPLSMPDRPSFHSSGLSHPISPLYAFQNFLEPIHSKNGNSQCPVSKVQLNSQLLKPTRCSDAHTVPAAGHAANKENGDQLGLESKYFKKKDDSIPLRGLSQNTLNSEYLRPYLPAKAQPSPKTAATPASAYFPGS comes from the exons GACTTAGCTGTTCGATTGACTGATGATAATGATCCCTTTTTCCTTTATAACCTTGTCATATCAGAGGAAGATTTTCAAAG TTTGAAATCCCAGCAAGGTCTCTTGGTGGACTTCTCTGCTTTCCCACAAAAATTTATAGATCTGCTTCAGCAATGCATTCAGGAGCAGAACAAAGATATCCCAAG GTTTTTGCTGCAGTTAGTTTCTTCAGCACCTGCTCTAGATCACACACCTGTCTCTTTAAATGTAGTGGAGACCAACCCTTTCAAACACCTTACCCATCTCTCTCTAAAATTCCTGCCGGGAACTGATGCAGAGATAAAGAAGTTTTTAGCCAACTGTTTGAAATGCCTTAAG GAGGATAAATTGATGTTGGAAGAAAAGCTTAAGAGAACTGAAGAGGATCTTACCAGGCAACTGAGCTACACTCAACAG AGCTTGTCAGAGAAGAGCCGGGAACTTgacaaactgaaaaatgaatGGACATCCTACACTACAGCTCTGAGCAACAAACACTCCCAGGAGCTGACAAGTGAGAAGGAAAGAGCTCTCCAG GCACAAACTCAGTACCAACAGCAGCATGaacaacagaaaaaggaattggAAAATTTGCATCAGAAAAGTGTTCAGCAGTTGCAGAACAGGCTCTCAGAACTCGAGGTCATCAATAAAGACCTAACAGAGAGGAGATACAAAGGAGACTCCACCGTCAGAGAACTGAAAGCAAAGCTTTCTGGATTAGAAGAT GAATGtcaaagagcaaagcaggaggtGCTGTCCCTGCGCCGGGAGAACACAACTCTGGATGCTGAGTGTCATGAAAAAGAGAAACTCATTAATCAGCTGCAGACACGAGTTGCTGTCTTGGAACAAGAGATCAAAGACAAAGATCAGCTTGTCACCAGAACAAAAGAAGTCTTAGATGCGACACAGGAGCAAAAG GTGATACTGGAAGAGAgtacagaggaaaaacaaaggcaTATTGAAAAACTCGAGACAACAATTAAATCACTGTCAGCTGAGCTCCTTAAG GCTAATGAAATTATCAAGAAATTACAAGGAGATTTGAAAACTCTAATGAGTAAATTAAAATTGAAGAATACAGTAACAATTCAGCAGGAAAAACTATtggcagaaaaagaagagaaacttCAGAAAGAGCAGAGGGAATCGCAGGAGATGGGACAATCCCTTCGCATGAAAGAGCAGGAG GTTTGCAAGCTACAAGAGCAGCTAGAAAATACAATACAAAAACTTGAAGAAAGTAAGCAGTTGCTGAAAACCAATGAAAATG TTATCACGTGGCTGAACAGACAGCTGAGTGAAGTTCAGATGGCAAAGAAGCTggacagccctgccagtgcccaCGCTGGTGGGAGGGCTGCTGTTTCACCTCTCAGCATG CCTGACCGACCATCCTTTCATAGCTCAGGACTCAGTCATCCCATTTCGCCTCTCTATGCCTTCCAGAACTTTCTGGAACCGATACACAGCAAAAATGGAAATTCCCAATGTCCAGTATCAAAG GTTCAGTTGAACTCACAGCTTTTGAAACCCACTCGGTGTTCGGATGCTCACACAGTGCCTGCAGCTGGCCATGCAGCAAACAAGGAGAA TGGTgatcagctggggctggaatcaaagtatttcaagaaaaaagatGACAGCATTCCTTTACGAGGGCTTAGTCAAAACACACTTAACTCGG AGTACCTGAGGCCCTACTTGCCAGCCAAAGCACAGCCATCGCCAAAAACTGCTGCGACACCTGCCTCAGCCTATTTTCCTGGATCATAG
- the MFSD14A gene encoding hippocampus abundant transcript 1 protein yields MTQAGKKKKRAVNRSIMLAKKIIIKDGGTPQGIGSPSVYHAVIVIFLEFFAWGLLTAPTLVVLHETFPKHTFLMNGLIQGVKGLLSFLSAPLIGALSDVWGRKSFLLLTVFFTCAPIPLMKISPWWYFAVISVSGVFAVTFSVVFAYVADITQEHERSMAYGLVSATFAASLVTSPAIGAYLGRAYGDSLVVVLATAIALLDICFILVAVPESLPEKMRPASWGAPISWEQADPFASLKKVGQDSIVLLICITVFLSYLPEAGQYSSFFLYLRQIMGFSSESVAAFIAVLGILSIIAQTIVLSLLMRSIGNKNTILLGLGFQILQLAWYGFGSEPWMMWAAGAVAAMSSITFPAVSALVSRTADADQQGVVQGMITGIRGLCNGLGPALYGFIFYIFHVELNELPMPESSSGGSVVAQYHLQQNSIIPGPPFLFGACSVLLALLVALFIPEHTNLNVRSSNWKKHCGSHGHPHSPQAPGEAKEPLLQDTNV; encoded by the exons ATGACCCAGGcggggaagaagaagaagcgcGCCGTGAACCGCAGCATCATGCTGGCCAAGAAGATCATCATTAAGGACGGCGGGACG CCTCAAGGAATAGGTTCACCCAGTGTCTACCATGCTGTTATCGTGATCTTCTTGGAGTTTTTTGCTTGGGGACTCCTGACAGCTCCCACTTTAGTG GTTTTGCATGAAACCTTCCCAAAACATACATTTCTAATGAATGGTCTAATTCAAGGAGTAAAG GGCTTACTGTCGTTCCTCAGTGCCCCACTCATAGGTGCCCTGTCTGATGTGTGGGGACGAAAGTCCTTCTTGCTGCTAACAGTATTTTTCACCTGTGCACCAATACCACTAATGAAGATCAGCCCATG GTGGTACTTCGCTGTAATTTCCGTGTCTGGAGTTTTTGCAGTGACATTTTCTGTAGTTTTTGCATATGTAGCAGACATAACCCAAGAACATGAGAGGAGCATGGCCTATGGTTTG GTTTCAGCAACTTTTGCAGCAAGTTTGGTCACCAGCCCTGCTATTGGTGCCTACCTTGGCCGAGCGTACGGCGACAGCctggtggtggtgctggctACAGCAATCGCCTTGCTGGACATTTGCTTTATCCTTGTTGCTGTGCCGGAATCGCTGCCAGAGAAGATGAGGCCAGCGTCCTGGGGAGCACCCATTTCATGGGAACAGGCTGACCCCTTTGCA TCCCTGAAGAAAGTCGGCCAGGACTCCATTGTGCTGCTAATCTGCATAACAGTCTTTCTTTCCTACCTCCCAGAGGCAGGCCAATATTCCAGCTTCTTCCTATACCTCAGACAG ataATGGGATTTTCATCTGAAAGTGTTGCAGCATTTATAGCAGTTCTTGGGATTCTTTCCATTATTGCACAG ACAATAGTGTTGAGTTTACTGATGCGCTCCATTGGAAATAAGAACACCAtcctgctgggcctggggtTCCAAATACTGCAGCTGGCCTGGTACGGCTTTGGGTCAGAGCCATG GATGATGTGGGCAGCGGGCGCCGTGGCTGCCATGTCCAGCATCACTTTCCCAGCGGTCAGCGCCCTGGTCTCACGAACTGCTGATGCCGACCAGCAGG GTGTTGTTCAAGGGATGATTACAGGAATCCGAGGTCTGTGTAATGGTTTGGGACCAGCGCTTTATGGTTTTATATTCTATATCTTTCACGTTGAATTGAATGAACTGCCCATGCCCGAATCATCGTCAGGAGGTAGTGTGGTTGCACAATACCATTTACAACAG aACTCTATAATTCCTGGACCTCCATTCTTATTTGGAGCGTGCTCTGTGCTGTTGGCACTACTTGTTGCCTTGTTTATTCCTGAACATACCAACCTAAATGTAAGATCCAGCAACTGGAAGAAACACTGTGGCAGCCACGGCCATCCCCACAGCCCACAGGCTCCTGGTGAAGCTAAAGAACCATTACTGCAAGATACAAATGTATGA